A part of Aegilops tauschii subsp. strangulata cultivar AL8/78 chromosome 2, Aet v6.0, whole genome shotgun sequence genomic DNA contains:
- the LOC120973482 gene encoding uncharacterized protein: MLTVKMFDNTMCRMYYQHDDDASNGSSSGDDEERSGDDEEQSGDDEEQPILADDDPAMVVADDDLAMVVADDNPAMVVADDDLAMVADDDLTIVVPNDDLAMVVPDNDLVMVVAPAIG, translated from the exons ATGCTCACCGTGAAGATGTTCGACAACACCATGTGCCGCATGTACTACCAGCACGACGACGATGCCA GCAATGGGAGCAGTAGCGGGGATGACGAGGAGCGGAGCGGGGATGACGAGGAGCAGAGCGGGGATGACGAGGAGCAGCCTATTCTAGCTGACGACGACCCTGCTATGGTGGTGGCGGATGACGACCTTGCTATGGTGGTGGCTGACGACAACCCTGCTATGGTGGTGGCGGACGACGACCTTGCTATGGTGGCTGACGACGACCTCACGATTGTGGTGCCTAATGATGACCTCGCaatggtggtgcctgacaatgacctcgTGATGGTGGTGGCGCCTGCAATCGGATAG